The Onychomys torridus chromosome 4, mOncTor1.1, whole genome shotgun sequence genome includes a window with the following:
- the Tcp11l1 gene encoding T-complex protein 11-like protein 1 isoform X2 codes for MALAHEIVVNGDFRINAVELAEGSLEKRVKEIVHKAFWDCLSVQLSEDPPTYDHAIKLVGEIKETLLSFLLPGHTRLRDQITEVLDLELIKQEAENGALDIAKLAEFIIGMMGTLCAPARDEEVKKLKDIKDIVPLFRAIFSVLDLMKVDMANFAITSIRPHLMQQSVDYERKKFQEVLEKQPNSLDFVTQWLEEASNDLLTQKYKHALPAGGGAAGSGDAAVLSPASVQNYAYLKLLKWDHFRRPFPETVLMDQSRFQELQLQLEQLVILGSVLLVTLSTAAPGISGHTDFAEELKMTVKILLMDMHLPSFRLEDALTSIGEKVCLEVNSCLSLCGSSPFSINKETVLKGQVQALASPDDPIRRIVESRVFTFLETYLASGHQKLLPTVPGGLGPIQKELEEVAVKFVRLVNYNKMVFRPYYDVVLSKLLLRS; via the exons ATGGCTCTAGCCCACGAAATTGTAGTCAATGGAGACTTCCGGATCAATGCCGTTGAATTAGCAGAAGGCAG CTTGGAGAAAAGAGTAAAGGAGATTGTACATAAAGCATTCTGGGATTGCTTGAGTGTCCAGCTAAGTGAAGACCCCCCAACATATGACCATGCCATCAAACTTGTAGGAGAGATCAAAGAG ACTCTGCTCTCTTTCTTGCTGCCTGGTCACACTAGACTGAGAGACCAGATAACCGAGGTCTTGGATCTGGAATTGattaaacaggaagcagagaatggggCCCTAGACATTGCCAAGCTGGCAGAATTCATTATTGGCATGATGGGGACATTGTGTGCACCTGCTCGAGATGAGGAAGTTAAAAAGCTAAAGGACATCAAGGATATAGTGCCTCTTTTCAG ggCAATCTTTTCTGTGTTGGACCTAATGAAAGTAGACATGGCCAACTTTGCTATCACTAGCATCAGACCTCACCTCATGCAGCAATCAGTTGACTATGAGAGGAAGAAGTTTCAGGAGGTGTTGGAGAAGCAACCGA ACTCACTGGACTTTGTCACCCAGTGGCTGGAGGAGGCCTCCAATGACCTTttgactcagaagtacaaacatgccCTGccggctgggggaggggctgctggcTCTGGGGATGCTGCAGTGCTGAGCCCTGCTTCTGTCCAGAATTATGCTTACCTGAAGCTTCTGAAATGGGATCACTTCCGGAGACCTTTCCCAGAG ACCGTTTTGATGGACCAGTCTCGTTTCCAAGAACTCCAGTTGCAGCTGGAGCAGCTGGTCATCCTGGGGTCTGTGCTGCTCGTCACACTCAGCACCGCCGCACCTGGGATTTCTGGCCACACTGACTTTGCTGAGGAACTCAAGATGACGGTGAAGATTCTGCTAATGGACATGCATCTGCC TTCCTTCCGTCTGGAGGATGCTCTGACTTCCATTGGGGAGAAGGTGTGCCTGGAGGTGAACAGCTGCCTCTCCCTGTGTGGATCGTCTCCATTCTCCATCAACAAGGAGACTGTCCTCAAGGGCCAGGTTCAGGCCCTGGCCAGTCCTGACGACCCCATTCGCAGGATTGTGG AGTCCCGAGTTTTTACCTTCTTGGAGACATACCTTGCCTCTGGTCATCAGAAGCTATTGCCTACAGTGCCAGGGGGATTGGGTCCCATTCAGAAAGAGCTGGAAGAAGTTGCCGTGAAATTTGTGCGCCTGGTCAACTATAACAAGATGGTGTTCCGCCCTTACTATGATGTAGTCCTCAGTAAGCTCCTCCTCCGCTCCTGA